From Streptomyces sp. NBC_00775, one genomic window encodes:
- a CDS encoding FxLYD domain-containing protein yields the protein MQRHGIRRRGSLVRLVLMAIATTALAAPLTGCSDDTTPSDVVSQAASAASAAGDALASATAEAGQKLDELQNGVNAKGDVKLDSQVTADSDGRSTVKVTVTNSASSEKSYAVQINFRDPAGNLLDTVVVTVNDVAAGASKDATARSTRTLSGDITADVARAVRN from the coding sequence ATGCAGAGGCACGGAATACGCCGACGGGGCTCACTCGTCCGGTTGGTCCTGATGGCGATCGCGACGACGGCCCTGGCAGCGCCCCTGACCGGCTGCTCGGACGACACCACCCCCTCCGACGTCGTCTCCCAGGCCGCGTCCGCCGCGTCCGCGGCCGGCGACGCGCTGGCCTCCGCGACCGCCGAGGCCGGCCAGAAGCTCGACGAGCTCCAGAACGGCGTGAACGCCAAAGGAGACGTGAAGCTCGACAGCCAGGTGACGGCCGACTCCGACGGGCGTTCCACGGTCAAGGTGACCGTCACCAATTCCGCCTCCTCGGAGAAGTCGTACGCCGTCCAGATCAACTTCCGCGACCCGGCCGGCAACCTCCTCGACACGGTCGTCGTCACGGTGAACGACGTCGCGGCCGGCGCCTCCAAGGACGCCACCGCCCGCAGCACCCGTACCCTCTCCGGCGACATCACCGCCGATGTCGCCAGGGCCGTGCGGAACTGA
- a CDS encoding winged helix-turn-helix domain-containing protein: MATTRSFSSVATAPSPAPSASPARHRLRAVDRDEVVDVADFLPPGATWLPAPPHTLPVLPGQPPMIGYLVLVPADQQPALPVAVPDRPEPSAAAGDDPLVRIDTVQRTAEVDGKPLDLTYLEFELLAHLVAHPHRVHTRDQLVTTVWGYGHVGDGRTVDVHIARVRRKLGAQHRQAIQTVRRVGYKYTPPTGR, translated from the coding sequence ATGGCGACCACTCGTTCCTTCTCCTCCGTCGCAACCGCTCCTTCCCCGGCCCCGTCCGCCTCCCCGGCACGGCACCGATTGCGTGCCGTCGACCGGGACGAGGTGGTCGACGTCGCCGACTTCCTGCCGCCCGGCGCCACCTGGCTGCCCGCTCCCCCGCACACCCTGCCCGTACTGCCGGGGCAGCCCCCGATGATCGGCTACCTGGTCCTCGTCCCGGCCGACCAGCAGCCCGCGCTGCCGGTCGCCGTCCCGGACCGGCCCGAGCCGTCGGCCGCCGCCGGTGACGACCCGCTCGTGCGTATCGACACCGTGCAGCGCACCGCCGAGGTCGACGGGAAGCCGCTCGACCTCACCTACCTGGAGTTCGAGCTGCTGGCGCACCTCGTCGCGCACCCGCACCGGGTGCACACCCGCGATCAGCTGGTCACCACGGTGTGGGGCTACGGACATGTGGGCGACGGACGGACCGTCGACGTCCACATCGCGCGGGTACGGCGCAAGCTCGGGGCGCAGCACCGGCAGGCGATCCAGACCGTGCGGCGGGTGGGGTACAAGTACACGCCGCCGACGGGCCGTTGA
- a CDS encoding FG-GAP-like repeat-containing protein yields MHLPLRRVLACAATAALAIGGLAATAGHAATAAPAKRLVDDFNGDGYGDVVLDLRLYSTSTLNKSGAVTVLYGSASGLSSTHRKLITESTAGVPGTAESTDWFGTATTTGDFDGDGYADLAVSAPGEDYTAGGTSWKDAGQVKLIWGGPNGLTFHGATTVKLGTPAVQGLLAGNDLASGDFNGDGKRDLAVGNGRGGEAGSVLLGPIDRTGTPASRKPLGVDTGEPSYADTMLATGDVTGDGVTDLLVSWDTGTLDPTNKIHVLRGGAAGFTDAGYLKDSAGNPLNHRQSERLAVGDLDRDGHDDVVVPQPFALDHKGEFLVVYGGTNGQDPNRKPVHFSQDTPGVPDTNSDVGSDHFGKQVTVGDVDADGYPDVIATSPDENHSNLADPGKVTVLRGGPGGLTGSGATAFTQNTPGVPGEAIRYGGFGTSAKATDVNGDGRADALIGVFTVHPGGADGYTGGLWVLPGSATGTTATGSKAFPPTSLGFADTSTFEVGASFNR; encoded by the coding sequence GTGCACCTGCCCCTCAGACGTGTCCTCGCCTGCGCCGCAACGGCGGCCCTGGCCATAGGCGGCCTCGCGGCGACCGCCGGCCACGCCGCCACGGCGGCCCCGGCCAAGCGGCTCGTGGACGACTTCAACGGCGACGGCTACGGCGACGTGGTCCTCGACCTGCGCCTGTACTCCACGTCCACACTCAACAAGAGCGGCGCCGTGACGGTGCTCTACGGCTCGGCGAGCGGCCTCAGCAGCACGCACCGCAAGCTGATCACCGAGAGCACCGCCGGGGTGCCCGGCACCGCCGAGTCCACCGACTGGTTCGGCACGGCCACCACGACCGGCGACTTCGACGGCGACGGCTACGCCGACCTGGCGGTCTCGGCCCCCGGCGAGGACTACACCGCCGGCGGCACCTCCTGGAAGGACGCCGGCCAGGTCAAGCTGATCTGGGGCGGCCCGAACGGCCTGACCTTCCACGGCGCCACGACCGTCAAGCTCGGCACCCCCGCGGTCCAGGGCCTGCTGGCCGGCAACGACCTCGCGTCCGGCGACTTCAACGGCGACGGCAAGCGCGACCTGGCCGTCGGCAACGGCCGCGGCGGCGAGGCCGGATCGGTGCTCCTCGGCCCGATCGACCGCACCGGCACGCCCGCGTCCCGCAAGCCGCTGGGCGTGGACACCGGCGAGCCCTCCTACGCCGACACCATGCTGGCGACTGGCGATGTGACCGGCGACGGCGTCACCGACCTGCTGGTGTCGTGGGACACCGGGACGCTGGACCCGACGAACAAGATCCATGTGCTGCGCGGCGGCGCCGCCGGCTTCACGGACGCCGGGTACCTCAAGGACTCCGCCGGCAACCCGCTCAACCACCGGCAGAGCGAGCGCCTGGCCGTCGGCGACCTGGACCGCGACGGCCACGACGACGTGGTCGTCCCGCAGCCCTTCGCCCTGGACCACAAGGGCGAGTTCCTCGTCGTCTACGGCGGGACCAATGGCCAGGACCCGAACCGTAAGCCGGTCCACTTCAGCCAGGACACACCCGGCGTGCCCGACACCAACTCCGACGTCGGATCCGACCACTTCGGCAAGCAGGTCACCGTCGGGGACGTCGACGCGGACGGCTACCCGGACGTGATCGCGACCAGCCCCGACGAGAACCACAGCAACCTGGCCGACCCCGGCAAGGTGACCGTCCTGCGCGGCGGCCCCGGCGGCCTGACCGGAAGCGGTGCCACCGCGTTCACCCAGAACACGCCCGGGGTGCCGGGCGAGGCCATCCGGTACGGCGGCTTCGGCACGAGCGCCAAGGCCACCGACGTCAACGGCGACGGTCGCGCCGACGCGCTGATCGGCGTGTTCACCGTCCACCCCGGAGGCGCGGACGGCTACACCGGCGGTCTGTGGGTGCTCCCCGGCAGCGCCACGGGCACCACGGCCACGGGCTCCAAGGCCTTCCCGCCGACCAGCCTCGGCTTCGCGGACACCAGCACGTTCGAGGTGGGCGCGTCCTTCAACCGCTGA
- a CDS encoding DUF1996 domain-containing protein, whose protein sequence is MGRNIRKRRSPLAVRAVAASAALAIGGGGLIWANFYASAHEENSSPNTTKAAAAQVATISCPDVGQQLTSVPSAAKSGVDTELATLDKQITEAYARLASTRQAQANDAGFVQNAILGPLKDKRTAVIGRIKIDFKRVGATAPGSLDGLAACTGTTADQAQTNAGGQNNNGQNNNGQNNNGQGQNNNGGATASAAPSASASASAPAAGTGGQAGNGPVAADFVDITKVQPNVAQKARTQAGGSAGTFSSSCGVNANKKFNTDNVIVAPGVTNGAHHLHDYVGNQSNDAFANNDTFAAAQTSCANQGDKSSYYWPVVRIQNGTQDFDQNNDGGGKEGNVGAIKTVKQAQIKFVGNPKSKVVAMPKFLRIITGDAKTTTNGLANANAHWSCTGFENKVQLTTQYPICPQGSSVVRTFKFQSCWDGVNIDSANHRTHVAFADAQGNCANGFKAIPQLTMRLVYNFAAPTIQNGQVKNAYAVDGFPEQLHKPATDHDDFINVFDVNTMNKVVSCINNGQRCR, encoded by the coding sequence ATGGGACGCAACATACGAAAACGCCGTTCGCCGCTGGCCGTTCGCGCCGTGGCCGCGTCGGCAGCTCTCGCGATCGGCGGGGGTGGACTGATCTGGGCGAATTTCTACGCCTCGGCACACGAGGAGAACTCGTCCCCCAACACCACGAAGGCCGCCGCCGCTCAGGTGGCCACGATCAGCTGCCCCGATGTCGGGCAGCAGCTGACCAGTGTGCCGAGCGCCGCGAAGTCGGGCGTCGACACGGAGCTGGCGACCCTCGACAAGCAGATCACCGAGGCGTACGCCCGGCTGGCCTCGACACGACAGGCCCAGGCGAACGACGCCGGCTTCGTCCAGAACGCCATCCTGGGCCCGCTCAAGGACAAGCGGACCGCGGTCATCGGCCGGATCAAGATCGACTTCAAGCGGGTCGGCGCCACGGCTCCGGGCTCGCTGGACGGTCTTGCCGCCTGTACCGGAACGACCGCCGACCAGGCCCAGACCAATGCCGGAGGTCAGAACAACAACGGCCAGAACAATAATGGTCAGAACAACAATGGGCAGGGCCAGAACAACAATGGCGGCGCCACGGCCAGCGCGGCCCCGAGCGCCTCGGCCTCGGCCTCCGCACCCGCCGCGGGCACTGGCGGTCAGGCCGGAAACGGCCCTGTAGCGGCCGACTTCGTGGACATCACGAAGGTCCAGCCGAATGTGGCCCAGAAAGCACGGACTCAGGCCGGCGGCTCGGCCGGCACGTTCTCGAGTTCCTGCGGTGTGAACGCCAACAAGAAGTTCAACACCGACAACGTGATCGTGGCGCCCGGTGTCACCAACGGCGCGCACCACCTGCACGACTACGTGGGCAACCAGTCGAACGACGCCTTCGCCAACAACGACACGTTCGCGGCGGCCCAGACCAGCTGCGCGAACCAGGGCGACAAGTCGTCGTACTACTGGCCGGTCGTGCGTATCCAGAACGGTACGCAGGACTTCGACCAGAACAACGACGGCGGTGGCAAGGAAGGCAACGTCGGCGCGATCAAGACGGTCAAGCAGGCGCAGATCAAGTTCGTCGGTAACCCGAAGAGCAAGGTCGTCGCGATGCCGAAGTTCCTGCGGATCATCACCGGTGACGCGAAGACCACGACCAACGGCCTCGCGAACGCCAACGCCCACTGGAGCTGCACCGGCTTCGAGAACAAGGTGCAGCTGACGACGCAGTACCCGATCTGCCCCCAGGGCAGCAGCGTGGTGCGCACGTTCAAGTTCCAGAGCTGCTGGGACGGCGTGAACATCGACAGCGCCAACCACCGTACGCATGTGGCCTTCGCCGACGCCCAGGGCAACTGCGCCAATGGCTTCAAGGCGATCCCGCAGCTGACGATGCGCCTGGTCTACAACTTCGCGGCGCCGACCATCCAGAATGGGCAGGTCAAGAACGCCTACGCGGTGGACGGATTCCCGGAACAGCTGCACAAGCCCGCAACCGACCACGACGACTTCATCAACGTCTTCGACGTGAACACGATGAACAAGGTGGTCAGCTGCATCAACAACGGCCAGCGCTGCAGGTAG
- the glnII gene encoding glutamine synthetase: MTFKAEYIWIDGTEPTAKLRSKTKILADDAKGAELPIWGFDGSSTNQAEGHASDRVLKPVATYPDPIRGGDDVLVMCEVLNIDMTPHESNTRAALAEIEEKFGAQEPIFGIEQEYTFFKGSRPLGFPEGGFPAAQGGYYCGVGSDEIFGRDVVEAHLENCLKAGLGISGINAEVMPGQWEFQVGPLAPLEVSDQLWVARWLLYRTAEDFGVSATLDPKPVKGDWNGAGAHTNFSTKAMREGYDAIITACESLGEGSKPMDHVKNYGAGIDDRLTGLHETAPWNEYSYGVSNRGASVRIPWQVEKDGKGYIEDRRPNANVDPYVVTRLLVDTCCSALEKAGQV; encoded by the coding sequence GTGACCTTCAAGGCTGAGTACATCTGGATCGACGGCACCGAGCCGACGGCCAAGCTCCGTTCCAAGACGAAGATACTGGCCGACGACGCCAAGGGCGCCGAGCTGCCGATCTGGGGCTTCGACGGTTCCTCCACGAACCAGGCCGAGGGTCACGCCTCGGACCGCGTACTCAAGCCGGTCGCCACGTACCCGGACCCGATCCGCGGCGGCGACGACGTCCTCGTCATGTGCGAGGTCCTGAACATCGACATGACGCCGCACGAGTCCAACACGCGTGCCGCGCTCGCCGAGATCGAGGAGAAGTTCGGCGCCCAGGAGCCGATCTTCGGCATCGAGCAGGAGTACACCTTCTTCAAGGGCTCGCGCCCGCTCGGCTTCCCCGAGGGCGGCTTCCCGGCCGCGCAGGGCGGCTACTACTGCGGTGTCGGCTCGGACGAGATCTTCGGCCGTGACGTCGTCGAGGCGCACCTGGAGAACTGCCTCAAGGCGGGTCTGGGCATCTCCGGCATCAACGCCGAGGTCATGCCCGGCCAGTGGGAGTTCCAGGTCGGCCCGCTGGCGCCGCTGGAGGTCTCCGACCAGCTGTGGGTCGCCCGCTGGCTGCTCTACCGCACCGCCGAGGACTTCGGTGTCTCCGCGACGCTGGACCCGAAGCCGGTGAAGGGTGACTGGAACGGCGCGGGCGCGCACACCAACTTCTCCACGAAGGCGATGCGCGAGGGCTACGACGCGATCATCACCGCGTGCGAGTCGCTGGGCGAGGGCTCCAAGCCGATGGACCACGTCAAGAACTACGGCGCGGGCATCGACGACCGCCTGACCGGCCTGCACGAGACCGCCCCGTGGAACGAGTACTCGTACGGCGTCTCCAACCGCGGCGCCTCGGTCCGTATCCCGTGGCAGGTCGAGAAGGACGGCAAGGGCTACATCGAGGACCGCCGTCCGAACGCCAACGTCGACCCGTACGTGGTGACGCGTCTGCTCGTCGACACCTGCTGCTCCGCCCTGGAGAAGGCCGGCCAGGTCTGA
- a CDS encoding sensor histidine kinase has product METTQGSEMRARAREVVVAGARGLTLAVTGLAGSITLFVLAVVSIVLVPLGIGIVTTPRVLTGVRAFANARRIVAAEWCGVRIPAAYRPVPEGATPWSRCFLMLGDPATWRDLGWLLVDMTAGFVTAVLPAALVFYPVEGFALALGLWRVFTDGSHVGWWYGFVPVSGQGSALLAGALAAVLLVAAFSLAPLLLRFHFQLTRSVLAPGEGELAERVRVLTETRRDAVDTSAAELRRIERDLHDGAQARLVAMGMDLGTVEGLIEKDPAKARELLAQARKSSADALTELRDLVRGIHPPVLAERGLGDAVRALALRLPLVTEVEVDLDGRADAPVESAAYFAVSEVLTNAVKHSGADRVWVDLHHADGLLRVAVTDNGRGGARIGAGSGLPGVERRLGTFDGVLAVSSPAGGPTMVTMEIPCALS; this is encoded by the coding sequence ATGGAGACGACGCAGGGCAGCGAGATGCGGGCGCGGGCGCGGGAGGTCGTCGTGGCGGGGGCGCGCGGGCTCACCCTCGCCGTCACGGGGCTGGCCGGCTCGATCACCCTGTTCGTGCTGGCCGTCGTGTCGATCGTCCTCGTACCGCTCGGCATCGGAATCGTCACAACCCCTCGGGTGTTGACCGGCGTACGCGCCTTCGCGAACGCCCGCCGAATAGTCGCCGCCGAGTGGTGCGGGGTGAGGATTCCGGCCGCGTACCGTCCCGTGCCCGAGGGCGCCACCCCATGGTCACGGTGTTTCCTGATGCTCGGGGACCCGGCGACATGGCGGGACCTGGGCTGGCTGCTGGTCGACATGACCGCCGGATTCGTCACCGCGGTGCTGCCCGCCGCGCTGGTGTTCTACCCCGTGGAAGGGTTCGCGCTCGCGCTCGGACTGTGGCGGGTGTTCACGGACGGGAGCCATGTGGGGTGGTGGTACGGGTTCGTGCCCGTCTCGGGACAGGGCAGCGCCCTCCTCGCGGGCGCGCTCGCCGCCGTACTCCTCGTTGCCGCCTTCTCCCTCGCCCCGCTCCTCCTCCGCTTCCACTTCCAGCTCACCCGGTCGGTCCTCGCCCCCGGTGAGGGCGAACTCGCCGAGCGGGTGCGGGTGCTGACCGAGACCCGGCGTGATGCCGTGGACACGTCGGCGGCCGAACTGCGGCGCATCGAGCGGGACTTGCACGACGGAGCGCAGGCGCGGCTGGTCGCGATGGGGATGGATCTGGGGACCGTGGAGGGGTTGATCGAGAAGGATCCGGCCAAGGCCAGGGAACTTCTCGCCCAGGCGCGGAAGTCCTCCGCCGACGCCCTCACCGAGCTGCGGGATCTCGTGCGGGGCATCCATCCCCCAGTACTCGCGGAGCGCGGACTCGGCGACGCCGTACGGGCGTTGGCGCTGCGGCTGCCCCTCGTGACCGAGGTGGAGGTCGACCTGGACGGCCGTGCCGACGCGCCCGTCGAGTCCGCCGCGTACTTCGCGGTCAGCGAGGTGCTGACCAACGCGGTCAAGCACTCCGGCGCGGACCGCGTCTGGGTCGATCTGCACCACGCGGACGGCTTGCTGCGCGTGGCCGTGACCGACAACGGGCGCGGCGGCGCGCGGATCGGCGCGGGTTCGGGCCTGCCCGGAGTCGAGCGGCGACTCGGTACATTCGACGGCGTCCTGGCCGTCAGCAGCCCCGCGGGCGGTCCCACCATGGTCACCATGGAGATCCCTTGCGCGTTGTCCTAG
- a CDS encoding response regulator transcription factor: MRVVLAEDLFLLRDGLVRMLEAYDFEIAAAVESGPELSRALAELEPDVAVVDVRLPPSHTDEGLQCALQARRDRPGLPVLVLSQHVEQLYARELLADGTGGVGYLLKDRVFDAEQFIDAVRRVAAGGTAMDPQVIQQLLSRRSVGDQPLGRLTPRELEVLELMAQGRSNAAIAGQLVVTERAIAKHTSNIFAKLGLEVSDDDNRRVLAVLAYLDQGHR, translated from the coding sequence TTGCGCGTTGTCCTAGCCGAAGACCTGTTCCTGCTCCGCGACGGGCTCGTACGGATGCTGGAGGCCTACGACTTCGAGATCGCCGCGGCCGTCGAGAGCGGGCCCGAACTCAGCCGCGCTCTGGCCGAGTTGGAGCCGGACGTCGCCGTGGTCGACGTACGGCTGCCGCCCTCGCACACCGATGAGGGGCTGCAGTGCGCGCTTCAGGCCCGCCGCGACAGGCCGGGGCTGCCGGTGCTCGTGCTGTCGCAGCACGTGGAGCAGTTGTACGCGCGGGAGTTGCTCGCCGACGGCACGGGCGGGGTCGGCTATCTGCTCAAGGACCGGGTGTTCGACGCGGAGCAGTTCATTGATGCCGTGCGGCGGGTCGCGGCGGGCGGGACGGCCATGGATCCGCAGGTGATTCAGCAGCTGCTGTCCCGGCGATCCGTCGGCGACCAGCCGCTCGGGCGGCTCACCCCGCGTGAGCTGGAGGTGCTCGAACTGATGGCGCAGGGACGGTCGAACGCCGCGATCGCGGGTCAACTCGTGGTCACGGAACGGGCGATCGCGAAGCACACCTCCAACATCTTCGCCAAGCTGGGCCTGGAGGTCTCCGACGACGACAACCGACGCGTCCTCGCGGTGCTCGCCTATTTGGATCAGGGCCACCGCTGA
- a CDS encoding winged helix DNA-binding domain-containing protein, producing MAEKLRHIGVAERRARLALRQRLAVASRAASPEEVAGSLVALHGTDPATVYLAVGARLADAGKTVAEVDRALYEDRALVRMHGMRHTVFVFPTELAAVVHASTGLAIAAKARAGLIKDMATGSDGRLTEEWLAEVEASALAALARRGQATVNELTRDEPRLKEQFTYGAGKSYESPQTVSSRLMRVLGVEGQVVRGRPLGSWTSSQFRWAVAPPHPELPPAEAQPELLRRWLTACGPATEGDLKWWTGWKVTDVRRALAAIGAVAVSLDDGVTGYVAAGDDGPVAGPSSPWAALLPGLDPTAMGWQERDWYLAPGLRSALFDRSGNVGPTVWWDGRVVGGWAQRASGEVVWRLLQPEGVGREALDAVSTEAARLQAWVGQTRVTPRFRTPLERELSSG from the coding sequence GTGGCCGAGAAGCTGCGGCACATCGGGGTGGCGGAGCGGCGGGCCCGGCTCGCGCTGCGGCAGCGGCTCGCGGTCGCCTCGCGGGCGGCGAGCCCCGAGGAGGTCGCGGGGTCGCTGGTCGCGCTGCACGGGACCGATCCGGCGACGGTGTATCTGGCGGTGGGCGCGCGGCTGGCGGACGCCGGGAAGACGGTGGCGGAGGTCGACCGGGCGCTGTACGAGGACCGGGCGCTGGTCCGGATGCACGGCATGCGGCACACCGTGTTCGTGTTCCCCACCGAGCTGGCCGCCGTGGTGCACGCCTCGACCGGGCTCGCCATCGCCGCGAAGGCCCGGGCCGGGCTGATCAAGGACATGGCCACCGGCAGCGACGGGCGGCTGACGGAGGAGTGGCTCGCTGAGGTCGAGGCGTCCGCGCTCGCCGCGCTGGCCCGGCGCGGGCAGGCCACGGTGAACGAACTCACCCGGGACGAACCGAGGTTGAAGGAGCAGTTCACCTACGGAGCGGGCAAGAGCTACGAGAGTCCGCAGACCGTGTCGTCCCGTCTGATGCGGGTCCTCGGCGTCGAGGGCCAGGTCGTCCGCGGCCGCCCGCTGGGTTCGTGGACGTCGTCGCAGTTCCGCTGGGCGGTCGCCCCGCCGCATCCCGAGCTGCCGCCCGCCGAGGCCCAGCCCGAGCTGCTGCGCCGCTGGCTGACGGCGTGCGGGCCCGCCACCGAGGGTGACTTGAAGTGGTGGACGGGGTGGAAGGTCACCGATGTGCGGCGGGCGCTCGCCGCGATCGGGGCGGTGGCCGTGTCGCTCGACGACGGGGTCACCGGATACGTGGCCGCCGGCGACGACGGTCCGGTCGCCGGCCCCTCCTCCCCGTGGGCCGCGCTGCTGCCAGGGCTCGATCCGACGGCCATGGGGTGGCAGGAGCGGGACTGGTATCTCGCGCCGGGGTTGCGGTCCGCGCTCTTCGACAGGAGCGGGAATGTGGGGCCGACGGTGTGGTGGGACGGGCGGGTGGTCGGGGGGTGGGCGCAGCGGGCCTCCGGTGAGGTGGTGTGGCGGCTTCTTCAGCCGGAGGGGGTCGGGCGGGAGGCTCTTGACGCCGTCTCGACGGAGGCTGCGCGGTTGCAGGCGTGGGTGGGGCAGACCCGGGTCACTCCGCGCTTCCGGACACCACTGGAACGCGAGCTGTCGTCGGGGTGA
- a CDS encoding NAD-dependent epimerase/dehydratase family protein, with product MLGGTEFAGRAVVEAALGRGWDVTVFHRGRHEPPAGVRSLHGDRTTPDGLAALAEGEWDVVVDTWSAAPRAVREAARLLAGRVSRYVYVSSTSVYAWPRAAGYTEDTPLVEGAAAGAEQTDYARDKRGGELAVLDSFGTEGSLLVRSGLILGPYENIGRLPWWLNRIARGGPVLAPGPRDLPLQYIDVRDLAEWVLGAVEAGQSGAYNLVGPPGHTTMGGLLDACVQVTGARVDLRWTDAAVILGAGIEPWVQLPVWVPAGSDLHDGIHTADVSLALGAGLRCRPVLETVADTWSWLQGVNGVAPQRPDRPDVGLDPTVEATLLGL from the coding sequence ATGCTCGGCGGTACCGAGTTCGCGGGGCGGGCCGTCGTGGAGGCGGCGCTCGGCCGGGGCTGGGACGTGACCGTCTTCCACCGAGGACGGCACGAACCGCCCGCCGGTGTCCGGTCGTTGCACGGCGACCGCACCACGCCCGACGGGCTCGCGGCGCTTGCCGAAGGTGAGTGGGATGTCGTCGTCGACACCTGGTCGGCGGCGCCGCGGGCCGTCCGGGAGGCGGCACGGCTGCTGGCCGGCCGGGTTTCCCGCTACGTGTATGTGTCGAGCACTTCCGTGTACGCGTGGCCGCGGGCCGCCGGGTACACCGAGGACACGCCCCTCGTGGAGGGGGCCGCCGCGGGTGCGGAGCAGACCGACTACGCGCGGGACAAGCGGGGCGGGGAGCTGGCCGTGCTCGACTCCTTCGGCACGGAGGGCTCGTTGCTCGTGCGATCCGGGTTGATCCTCGGGCCGTACGAGAACATCGGGCGACTGCCGTGGTGGCTGAACCGGATCGCGCGCGGTGGTCCCGTGCTCGCGCCCGGGCCCCGTGATCTGCCGCTCCAGTACATCGATGTCCGTGATCTCGCCGAGTGGGTGCTCGGGGCGGTGGAGGCGGGGCAGAGCGGGGCGTACAACCTCGTCGGGCCGCCGGGGCATACGACGATGGGGGGTCTCCTCGACGCGTGCGTTCAGGTCACTGGGGCCCGGGTGGATCTCCGGTGGACCGATGCCGCCGTCATCCTCGGCGCCGGTATCGAACCGTGGGTGCAGTTGCCGGTGTGGGTGCCGGCCGGGAGTGACCTCCATGACGGGATCCACACGGCGGATGTCTCCCTTGCCCTGGGTGCCGGGCTCCGGTGCCGGCCTGTCCTGGAGACCGTGGCGGACACCTGGAGCTGGCTCCAAGGTGTCAACGGGGTGGCACCCCAGCGGCCCGACCGACCGGACGTGGGTCTGGACCCCACGGTGGAGGCAACGCTGCTCGGCCTGTGA
- a CDS encoding DUF6891 domain-containing protein has translation MEIDEFLAIKVETENWQKHARISAEQLRGLVHRIGGDDDRYLVVQRIPDIPDVFVQVWHEQGRDYQLEYREGREHFFGTVLTDPGRVADTMVGWVRRDDGWDAGIDWEPVEADSPEEVPELPADIREEVEERVRGLLRCGYDDRARLTEDAEDFLVDGDHRPVSKPQARQIVDRLWLERLAEQATWEGVTEPERLTEAFEALDAAGITARENFTCCRSCGTAEIAGERREDARGFVYFHSQCTESAAAGHGLTLLYGGFDGSAETTAAVGREVVAALTAAGLSTEWDGSADSAITMTPLTWHKRLVG, from the coding sequence ATGGAGATCGACGAGTTCCTCGCCATCAAGGTCGAGACGGAGAACTGGCAGAAGCACGCTCGGATTTCCGCTGAGCAGCTGCGCGGGCTGGTGCACCGGATCGGTGGTGACGACGACCGCTACCTGGTCGTGCAGCGGATACCGGACATCCCTGATGTCTTCGTCCAGGTGTGGCACGAGCAGGGCCGGGACTATCAACTGGAGTACCGGGAGGGTCGCGAGCACTTCTTCGGGACGGTGCTCACCGACCCCGGCCGGGTCGCGGACACCATGGTGGGCTGGGTGCGGCGGGACGACGGCTGGGACGCGGGGATCGACTGGGAGCCGGTCGAGGCCGACTCCCCCGAGGAGGTGCCCGAGCTGCCGGCCGACATCCGCGAAGAGGTCGAGGAGCGCGTACGGGGGCTGCTGCGCTGCGGGTACGACGACCGGGCCCGGCTCACGGAGGACGCCGAGGACTTCCTGGTCGACGGCGACCACCGGCCCGTGTCCAAGCCGCAGGCCCGGCAGATCGTGGACCGGCTGTGGCTGGAGCGGCTGGCCGAGCAGGCGACCTGGGAGGGGGTCACCGAGCCCGAGCGCCTCACCGAGGCCTTCGAGGCGCTCGACGCGGCCGGCATCACCGCGCGCGAGAACTTCACCTGCTGCCGCAGCTGCGGCACGGCCGAAATAGCGGGCGAACGCCGTGAAGACGCACGCGGGTTCGTCTACTTCCACTCGCAGTGCACGGAGAGCGCGGCCGCCGGGCACGGGCTGACGCTGCTGTACGGCGGGTTCGACGGCTCGGCCGAGACCACGGCGGCGGTCGGACGCGAGGTCGTCGCGGCGCTCACCGCGGCCGGGTTGTCCACGGAGTGGGACGGTTCGGCGGACAGCGCGATCACGATGACGCCTCTGACATGGCACAAACGCCTGGTCGGATAA
- a CDS encoding arsenate reductase family protein: MEIWINPACSKCRGAISLLDAEGADYTVRRYLEDVPTEDEIRDVLDRLGLEPWDITRTQEAVAKELGVKEWGRDAGSRERWIKALSEHPKLIQRPIITADDGTAVVARTDEAVRDALSR, encoded by the coding sequence ATGGAGATCTGGATCAATCCGGCCTGTTCGAAGTGCCGTGGCGCCATCAGCCTGCTCGACGCGGAGGGCGCCGACTACACCGTCCGCCGCTACCTGGAGGACGTACCGACCGAGGACGAGATCCGCGACGTACTCGATCGGCTCGGGCTCGAACCGTGGGACATCACGCGGACCCAGGAGGCCGTCGCCAAGGAGCTGGGGGTGAAGGAGTGGGGCCGGGACGCCGGTTCGCGGGAGCGGTGGATCAAGGCGCTGTCCGAGCATCCCAAGCTCATCCAGCGGCCGATCATCACCGCGGACGACGGGACGGCGGTCGTGGCGCGCACCGATGAGGCGGTACGGGACGCTTTGTCCCGCTGA